From a single Selenomonadales bacterium genomic region:
- a CDS encoding DUF1659 domain-containing protein yields the protein MAMRENQPSRLRVSVQTGLAPDGTPVLRHRTYNRMNDALTDASVLTIGNALGSLQKHPVVYIHRIDEARVLPL from the coding sequence ATGGCTATGCGTGAAAATCAGCCGTCTAGGCTCCGCGTCAGTGTACAAACCGGTCTCGCGCCCGACGGCACGCCCGTGCTCCGTCACCGTACTTACAACCGCATGAACGATGCCTTAACCGATGCTAGCGTGCTAACGATTGGAAATGCCCTCGGCAGCCTGCAGAAGCATCCCGTGGTGTACATCCACCGCATTGACGAGGCGAGAGTGTTGCCTCTCTAG
- a CDS encoding DUF2922 domain-containing protein codes for MNKTLQMVFVNELGRNVTISVVDPRDDLTAQQVSAVMSDILTHNAFVSLGGRLVTAAEARVVSRGVEQILG; via the coding sequence ATGAACAAGACTTTGCAGATGGTGTTTGTCAATGAGCTCGGCAGAAACGTAACCATTTCGGTCGTAGACCCGCGCGATGACTTAACTGCGCAGCAGGTGTCGGCGGTAATGTCCGATATCTTGACTCACAATGCCTTTGTATCTCTGGGCGGTCGGCTCGTTACCGCTGCCGAGGCGCGTGTCGTCAGCCGCGGCGTAGAGCAAATCCTAGGCTAG